One region of Candidatus Binatia bacterium genomic DNA includes:
- a CDS encoding CDP-alcohol phosphatidyltransferase family protein, with protein MNPPVALIIPHDSAFVRTRVGGLSLLLRGVCVFARSGMRVYVLRTPACSEATVPDLPAALARREGVPPPVWVDNADAVPSAGLFVLRAPATIDKPLVAAIRTAGVGRVVRVGADPDGNAALWYADTNHAPALRAAIDGGTARLPADVQASVVDYDPDGSGLFVPTTTAESVRRAEAALLAATTKPSDTFIARHFDRHISHWLTGRLMHGDITPNRITLLSTLVGLTGVALLLAGTYGPQVVGAFLVLLATIIDGVDGEIARLKFLESNLGRKLDFWLDNVVNASALFATGAGYGLAHGSPVYLWASAFNLVAAAATTVPIYFLFFRPGATAGGSRLAAVLTVFTGRDYAYLVFVMALLGVVHWFTWLCLAGLAVFMLAALALFAQRTFRSGR; from the coding sequence ATGAATCCGCCGGTCGCCCTGATAATTCCGCACGACTCCGCCTTCGTGCGCACCCGCGTCGGCGGCCTGTCGTTGCTGCTGCGCGGCGTGTGCGTCTTCGCCCGCAGCGGCATGCGCGTTTATGTCCTGCGCACCCCCGCTTGCTCGGAGGCGACGGTCCCGGACCTCCCGGCTGCTTTGGCCCGGCGCGAAGGAGTGCCGCCCCCGGTGTGGGTGGACAACGCCGACGCCGTCCCCTCGGCGGGTCTGTTCGTCCTCCGCGCCCCGGCAACAATCGACAAGCCGCTGGTGGCGGCAATCCGGACCGCCGGCGTCGGACGCGTGGTTCGGGTCGGCGCCGACCCTGACGGGAACGCGGCCCTGTGGTACGCCGACACGAACCATGCCCCCGCCTTGCGGGCGGCGATCGACGGCGGGACCGCCAGGCTGCCTGCGGACGTGCAAGCCTCGGTCGTCGATTACGATCCCGACGGCAGCGGCCTGTTCGTACCAACTACCACCGCCGAAAGTGTTCGCAGGGCCGAAGCGGCGCTACTCGCGGCAACGACGAAACCGTCCGACACTTTCATCGCCCGCCACTTCGACCGCCACATTTCTCACTGGCTCACCGGACGGTTGATGCACGGCGACATCACCCCGAATCGGATCACCCTCCTCAGCACTCTCGTCGGCCTGACCGGCGTCGCCTTGCTGCTCGCGGGCACGTACGGTCCGCAGGTGGTCGGGGCCTTTCTCGTACTGCTGGCGACCATCATCGACGGTGTCGACGGCGAAATCGCGCGCCTCAAGTTCCTCGAATCAAATCTCGGCCGTAAGCTCGACTTCTGGCTCGACAACGTCGTCAACGCCTCCGCACTGTTCGCCACCGGCGCAGGCTATGGCCTCGCCCACGGGAGTCCCGTCTATCTATGGGCGTCGGCGTTCAACCTCGTCGCCGCGGCGGCGACGACTGTGCCGATTTACTTCCTGTTCTTCCGCCCGGGGGCTACCGCCGGCGGCTCACGTCTCGCGGCGGTGCTCACCGTTTTCACCGGGCGGGACTACGCCTACCTGGTGTTCGTCATGGCCCTTCTGGGCGTCGTTCACTGGTTTACCTGGCTCTGCCTCGCGGGCCTCGCGGTCTTCATGCTGGCTGCCCTCGCTCTGTTCGCACAGCGCACCTTCCGGTCCGGTAGGTAG
- a CDS encoding metalloregulator ArsR/SmtB family transcription factor → MSTTDLDTVAVVFAALGHPGRLAILRALLRAHPQGLVVSEVQELVSMPGSTLSHHLDALRHAGVVESTREAQRIRYRARVANLRAVAEFLSTQCCANDEGAEPEAPAPRSPGGQSRRASR, encoded by the coding sequence ATGTCGACGACCGATCTCGATACTGTTGCCGTCGTATTCGCTGCCCTCGGGCACCCGGGCCGGTTGGCGATCCTGCGCGCGCTCCTGCGTGCGCACCCGCAGGGCCTCGTCGTCAGCGAAGTCCAGGAACTGGTATCCATGCCCGGTTCGACGCTGTCGCATCACCTCGATGCCCTGCGCCACGCCGGAGTCGTCGAGTCGACGCGCGAGGCGCAGCGCATTCGCTACCGGGCCAGGGTCGCTAACCTGCGGGCGGTGGCGGAGTTTCTGTCGACGCAGTGTTGTGCGAACGACGAAGGGGCCGAGCCGGAGGCGCCGGCGCCACGCAGCCCGGGCGGGCAGAGTCGCCGCGCGAGCCGGTGA
- a CDS encoding VOC family protein, which yields MSVEINGIAHIQLTAQDPDRCVPFWEQLCQFMGMRTLIRADDIVYCIGGRTGVLVRGAPPAKRDVPFDQERPGLHHICFRARSREDVDAIHGFAVETLHARVVHPPEEGAWAPGYYSVLFEDPDGIRIEVNHVPGRGHFGDSGRLGPGGAGPATEYGSGGLGG from the coding sequence ATGAGCGTGGAGATCAACGGCATTGCGCACATCCAACTGACCGCCCAGGACCCCGACCGCTGCGTGCCGTTCTGGGAGCAGCTCTGTCAGTTCATGGGCATGCGTACGCTGATTCGGGCCGACGACATCGTGTACTGCATCGGAGGCCGCACCGGGGTGCTGGTCCGCGGCGCCCCACCCGCGAAGCGCGATGTACCGTTCGATCAGGAACGACCCGGGCTTCATCACATCTGCTTCCGGGCCCGCAGCCGCGAGGATGTCGACGCCATTCACGGGTTCGCCGTCGAGACCCTCCACGCCCGCGTCGTGCACCCGCCCGAGGAGGGGGCATGGGCTCCGGGGTACTACTCGGTGCTGTTCGAAGACCCGGACGGCATTCGCATCGAGGTGAATCACGTGCCCGGCAGGGGGCACTTCGGGGACAGCGGGCGCCTCGGGCCCGGCGGGGCCGGGCCGGCCACGGAGTACGGCAGCGGCGGGCTCGGGGGTTGA